Proteins encoded in a region of the Enoplosus armatus isolate fEnoArm2 chromosome 16, fEnoArm2.hap1, whole genome shotgun sequence genome:
- the vps28 gene encoding vacuolar protein sorting-associated protein 28 homolog yields the protein MFHGIPVTGGVGGAPANKPELYEEVKLYKNAREREKYDNMAELFAVVKTLQALEKAYIKDCVTPNEYTASCSRLLVQYKAAFKQVQGSDVGSIDDFCRKYRLDCPLAMERIKEDRPITIKDDKGNLNRCIADIVSLFITVMDKLRLEIRAMDEIQPDLRELMETMNRMSNMPPDSEAKDKVSLWLTTLSSMSASDELDDNQVRQMLFDLESAYNAFNRFLHSS from the exons ATGTTTCATGGGATACCAGTTACAGGAGGTGTGGGAGGAG cTCCAGCCAATAAACCTGAGTTATATGAG GAGgtgaaattatacaaaaatgcAAGAGAACGAGAGAA GTATGATAACATGGCAGAGTTGTTTGCTGTCGTCAAGACCCTTCAGGCCCTGGAGAAGGCTTACATCAAAGACTGCGTCACACCTAATGA GTACACCGCCTCCTGTTCCAGACTGTTGGTTCAGTATAAGGCTGCTTTCAAACAGGTGCAGGGCTCTGATGTGGGCTCCATCGATGATTTCTGCAGGAAGTACAGA CTCGACTGCCCACTAGCCATGGAAAGGATTAAGGAGGATCGGCCAATCACCATCAAGGATGACAAGGGCAACCTGAACCGCTGCATTGCAGATATAGTTTCT CTCTTCATCACTGTGATGGACAAGCTGAGACTGGAGATCAGGGCCATGGATGAg ATCCAACCAGACCTGCGGGAACTGATGGAAACCATGAACAGAATGAGCAACATGCCTCCAGACTCAGAGGCTAAGGACAAAGTCAGCCTCTG GTTGACCACCCTCAGCAGCATGTCTGCCTCAGACGAGTTGGATGATAACCAGGTGCGCCAGATGCTGTTTGATCTGGAGTCGGCCTACAATGCCTTCAACCgcttcctccactcctcctAA
- the cap2 gene encoding adenylyl cyclase-associated protein 2 isoform X4, translated as MEGLMERLERAVTRLEKMSVTTQAPSGMANGGCVNGIDGGLSQCVEAFDVILKGPVSDYLNNSRAIGGEVEKHAEMVNSALQTQRAFLKMAATHQEPAQGPIAPPLFDPPTVPSAPCPPPPPPPPGPPPVFPDDDSQPQAGSAAAQHSMLFAQLNQGMEITKGLKHVSENQKTHKNPNLRSQATPTKTKSPAAANSPRAAVQKRPPLLELEGKKWRVENFEQKHDLLIEETELKQVVYVFSCNNSTLQIKGKINSIILDDCKKLGLVFENVVGIVEIINSKAIQLQVLGKVPTISINKTEGCQVYLSKDSLNCDIVSAKSSEMNILVPQEDDEYREFPVPEQFKTVWDGSKLVTEPTEIAG; from the exons ATGGAAGGTTTAATGGAGCGACTGGAGCGAGCTGTGACTCGCCTGGAGAAGATGTCCGTCACCACGCAGGCGCCCAGCGGCATGGCTAACGGGGGCTGTGTCAACGGCATCGATGGAG GTTTGTCTCAGTGTGTCGAGGCCTTTGACGTCATACTGAAAGGTCCAGTGTCAGACTACCTGAACAACAGCCGAGCCATAGGAGGTGAGGTGGAGAAACAC GCGGAGATGGTGAACAGCGCCCTGCAGACTCAGAGAGCTTTCCTCAAGATGGCTGCCACGCACCAGGAACCTGCACAG GGCCCCAttgctcctcctctctttgaCCCCCCCACCGTCCCCAGCGCTCCCtgtcccccacctccccctcctcccccggGGCCACCTCCGGTCTTCCCTGACGATGACTCCCAGCCTCAGGCAGGCAGTGCAGCGGCCCAGCACTCCATGCTATTTGCCCAGCTCAACCAGGGCATGGAGATCACTAAAG GTCTGAAGCATGTATCAGAAAACCAGAAGACCCATAAGAACCCCAATCTGCGCTCGCAAGCAACACCAACCAAAACAAAGTCCCCTGCGGCGGCGAACTCGCCCAGAGCCGCCGTCCAGAAAAGACCCcctctgctggagctggaggggAAGAAATGGAGGGTG GAGAACTTTGAGCAGAAACACGACCTGCTGATTGAGGAGACGGAGCTAAAGCAAGTGGTGTATGTCTTCAGCTGTAACAACTCCACCCTGCAGATTAAGGGCAAAATTAACTCCATCATCCTGG ACGACTGTAAGAAGCTGGGTCTGGTGTTTGAGAACGTGGTTGGGATTGTGGAGATCATCAACTCGAAGGCAATTCAGTTACAG GTGTTGGGAAAAGTTCCCACCATTTCCATCAACAAGACAGAGGGCTGCCAGGTCTACCTGAGTAAGGACTCCCTCAACTGTGACATTGTCAGTGCCAAGAGCTCTGAGATGAACATCCTGGTACCACAAGAGGATGACGAATAT AGGGAGTTTCCAGTACCTGAGCAGTTCAAGACTGTTTGGGACGGCTCCAAACTGGTGACAGAACCCACTGAGATCGCAGGCTGA
- the cap2 gene encoding adenylyl cyclase-associated protein 2 isoform X2, translating to MEGLMERLERAVTRLEKMSVTTQAPSGMANGGCVNGIDGGKSCVEAFDVILKGPVSDYLNNSRAIGGEVEKHAEMVNSALQTQRAFLKMAATHQEPAQMEFRDLLKPISDHIQEIQSFRERNRGSSLFNHLSAISESIPALGWVAVSQKPGPYVKEMNDAATFYTNRVLKDYKETDRRHVDWVGSYLSIWTDMQSFIKQHHTTGLMWSKIGPIAPPLFDPPTVPSAPCPPPPPPPPGPPPVFPDDDSQPQAGSAAAQHSMLFAQLNQGMEITKGLKHVSENQKTHKNPNLRSQATPTKTKSPAAANSPRAAVQKRPPLLELEGKKWRVENFEQKHDLLIEETELKQVVYVFSCNNSTLQIKGKINSIILDDCKKLGLVFENVVGIVEIINSKAIQLQVLGKVPTISINKTEGCQVYLSKDSLNCDIVSAKSSEMNILVPQEDDEYREFPVPEQFKTVWDGSKLVTEPTEIAG from the exons ATGGAAGGTTTAATGGAGCGACTGGAGCGAGCTGTGACTCGCCTGGAGAAGATGTCCGTCACCACGCAGGCGCCCAGCGGCATGGCTAACGGGGGCTGTGTCAACGGCATCGATGGAGGCAAGTCT TGTGTCGAGGCCTTTGACGTCATACTGAAAGGTCCAGTGTCAGACTACCTGAACAACAGCCGAGCCATAGGAGGTGAGGTGGAGAAACAC GCGGAGATGGTGAACAGCGCCCTGCAGACTCAGAGAGCTTTCCTCAAGATGGCTGCCACGCACCAGGAACCTGCACAG atgGAGTTTCGTGACCTGCTGAAGCCAATTTCGGATCACATCCAGGAGATCCAGAGCTTCCGAGAACGAAACCGCGGCAGCAGCCTTTTCAACCACCTGTCGGCCATCAGTGAGAGCATCCCCGCTCTAGGCTGGGTGGCTGTG AGTCAGAAGCCGGGTCCGTATGTGAAGGAGATGAATGATGCTGCCACCTTCTACACCAACAGAGTGCTGAAGGACTACAAGGAAAC CGACAGACGTCATGTAGACTGGGTGGGTTCCTACCTGTCAATCTGGACCGATATGCAGTCCTTCATCAAACAGCACCACACTACAGGACTGATGTGGAGCAAGATT GGCCCCAttgctcctcctctctttgaCCCCCCCACCGTCCCCAGCGCTCCCtgtcccccacctccccctcctcccccggGGCCACCTCCGGTCTTCCCTGACGATGACTCCCAGCCTCAGGCAGGCAGTGCAGCGGCCCAGCACTCCATGCTATTTGCCCAGCTCAACCAGGGCATGGAGATCACTAAAG GTCTGAAGCATGTATCAGAAAACCAGAAGACCCATAAGAACCCCAATCTGCGCTCGCAAGCAACACCAACCAAAACAAAGTCCCCTGCGGCGGCGAACTCGCCCAGAGCCGCCGTCCAGAAAAGACCCcctctgctggagctggaggggAAGAAATGGAGGGTG GAGAACTTTGAGCAGAAACACGACCTGCTGATTGAGGAGACGGAGCTAAAGCAAGTGGTGTATGTCTTCAGCTGTAACAACTCCACCCTGCAGATTAAGGGCAAAATTAACTCCATCATCCTGG ACGACTGTAAGAAGCTGGGTCTGGTGTTTGAGAACGTGGTTGGGATTGTGGAGATCATCAACTCGAAGGCAATTCAGTTACAG GTGTTGGGAAAAGTTCCCACCATTTCCATCAACAAGACAGAGGGCTGCCAGGTCTACCTGAGTAAGGACTCCCTCAACTGTGACATTGTCAGTGCCAAGAGCTCTGAGATGAACATCCTGGTACCACAAGAGGATGACGAATAT AGGGAGTTTCCAGTACCTGAGCAGTTCAAGACTGTTTGGGACGGCTCCAAACTGGTGACAGAACCCACTGAGATCGCAGGCTGA
- the LOC139299489 gene encoding aurora kinase A- and ninein-interacting protein, translating into MKTSAQEECGVWLDTVQLKGKAKQKRLARPISKLLNPFAEGGGYSLAVALNFTQTKLEIPKTKQSSISTFFTPQRRVLKKMSTSEVPNMDPAQLSSSSTSSTCALTAPTPVASGTKRRREIDLNLYNSEPGVDHEWKSENVTEPEAAVWQEQAASHPPSQNMYCELEEEQFEETNSPQSKRRITATSSLPGDSQPLPQAWSQDPLLTCSQYSEDEFHLTDQENTIANNFSNSESSFLNSLQSEEAFGIRMDVEVRTSTQKSFKHFHSSQMDDEKENSRVLSSKSPGKLLTMSHIEPLSNHKWTEPKTAPRKHIPVHLWKKADKEESYDSQFKWTKPSSSPLKTLAPQQSCREVDEDRLAMLFTQDSEGFRVIAHRGMQARSPLKDQSNISTGVVRTSAYKSLLEEDEEDEMLFTQDSQGNMVIKH; encoded by the exons ATGAAGACCTCTGCTCAAGAGGAATGTGGTGTTTGGCTGGACACTGTGCAACTGAAAGGAAAAGCTAAACAG AAACGACTCGCTCGTCCCATTTCTAAACTGCTCAATCCCTTCGCTGAAGGTGGAGGATACAGTTTGGCTGTGGCACTCAACTTCACTCAGACCAAATTGGAAATACCAAAGACCAAACAGAGCTCTATATCAACCTTCTTCACCCCTCAGCGCAGAG TTCTCAAGAAGATGTCTACCTCTGAAGTACCAAACATGGATCCAGCGCAGCTGTCTTCATCATCTACCTCATCCACATGCGCATTAACTGCACCCACACCTGTAGCATCAGGGACAAAACGAAGACGTGAAATAGATCTTAACTTGTACAACTCTGAGCCTGGTGTGGATCATGAGTGGAAAAGTGAGAATGTGACCGAGCCTGAAGCAGCAGTGTGGCAGGAGCAGGCAGCAAGCCATCCACCTTCTCAAAACATGTACTGTGAACTTGAAGAAGAGCAGTTCGAGGAGACAAATTCACCACAGAGCAAGAGGAGGATCACTGCAACCTCCTCATTGCCAGGTGACAGTCAACCTCTTCCACAGGCGTGGAGTCAGGACCCACTGCTCACCTGTAGCCAATATTCTGAAGATGAATTTCACCTGACTGACCAGGAAAACACCATAGCAAACAACTTTAGCAATTCTGAGTCAAGTTTCCTTAACAGTCTGCAAAGTGAGGAGGCCTTTGGTATTCGGATGGATGTGGAAGTAAGAACCTCGACTCAGAAATCCTTTAAACACTTTCATTCTTCTCAGATGGatgatgagaaagaaaacagcagggTTTTGTCTTCTAAGTCCCCAGGTAAGCTCTTAACTATGTCTCATATTGAACCTCTTTCAAATCATAAATGGACAGAACCAAAAACTGCACCTCGAAAACATATTCCAGTGCACCTGTGGAAAAAGGCTGATAAAGAAGAGAGCTACGATTCACAGTTCAAGTGGACAAAACCGAGTAGTTCTCCTCTTAAAACATTGGCTCCACAGCAGTCATGCAGAGAGGTTGATGAGGACCGTCTGGCCATGTTGTTCACCCAGGACTCCGAAGGCTTCAGGGTGATAGCACACAGAGGTATGCAAGCCAGGAGTCCTCTCAAAGATCAGAGTAACATAAGCACCGGCGTTGTGAGAACTAGTGCTTATAAATCTCTGttggaggaggacgaggaagacGAGATGCTCTTTACTCAAGACTCCCAGGGAAATATGGTGATCAAACACTGA
- the cap2 gene encoding adenylyl cyclase-associated protein 2 isoform X1, with product MEGLMERLERAVTRLEKMSVTTQAPSGMANGGCVNGIDGGLSQCVEAFDVILKGPVSDYLNNSRAIGGEVEKHAEMVNSALQTQRAFLKMAATHQEPAQMEFRDLLKPISDHIQEIQSFRERNRGSSLFNHLSAISESIPALGWVAVSQKPGPYVKEMNDAATFYTNRVLKDYKETDRRHVDWVGSYLSIWTDMQSFIKQHHTTGLMWSKIGPIAPPLFDPPTVPSAPCPPPPPPPPGPPPVFPDDDSQPQAGSAAAQHSMLFAQLNQGMEITKGLKHVSENQKTHKNPNLRSQATPTKTKSPAAANSPRAAVQKRPPLLELEGKKWRVENFEQKHDLLIEETELKQVVYVFSCNNSTLQIKGKINSIILDDCKKLGLVFENVVGIVEIINSKAIQLQVLGKVPTISINKTEGCQVYLSKDSLNCDIVSAKSSEMNILVPQEDDEYREFPVPEQFKTVWDGSKLVTEPTEIAG from the exons ATGGAAGGTTTAATGGAGCGACTGGAGCGAGCTGTGACTCGCCTGGAGAAGATGTCCGTCACCACGCAGGCGCCCAGCGGCATGGCTAACGGGGGCTGTGTCAACGGCATCGATGGAG GTTTGTCTCAGTGTGTCGAGGCCTTTGACGTCATACTGAAAGGTCCAGTGTCAGACTACCTGAACAACAGCCGAGCCATAGGAGGTGAGGTGGAGAAACAC GCGGAGATGGTGAACAGCGCCCTGCAGACTCAGAGAGCTTTCCTCAAGATGGCTGCCACGCACCAGGAACCTGCACAG atgGAGTTTCGTGACCTGCTGAAGCCAATTTCGGATCACATCCAGGAGATCCAGAGCTTCCGAGAACGAAACCGCGGCAGCAGCCTTTTCAACCACCTGTCGGCCATCAGTGAGAGCATCCCCGCTCTAGGCTGGGTGGCTGTG AGTCAGAAGCCGGGTCCGTATGTGAAGGAGATGAATGATGCTGCCACCTTCTACACCAACAGAGTGCTGAAGGACTACAAGGAAAC CGACAGACGTCATGTAGACTGGGTGGGTTCCTACCTGTCAATCTGGACCGATATGCAGTCCTTCATCAAACAGCACCACACTACAGGACTGATGTGGAGCAAGATT GGCCCCAttgctcctcctctctttgaCCCCCCCACCGTCCCCAGCGCTCCCtgtcccccacctccccctcctcccccggGGCCACCTCCGGTCTTCCCTGACGATGACTCCCAGCCTCAGGCAGGCAGTGCAGCGGCCCAGCACTCCATGCTATTTGCCCAGCTCAACCAGGGCATGGAGATCACTAAAG GTCTGAAGCATGTATCAGAAAACCAGAAGACCCATAAGAACCCCAATCTGCGCTCGCAAGCAACACCAACCAAAACAAAGTCCCCTGCGGCGGCGAACTCGCCCAGAGCCGCCGTCCAGAAAAGACCCcctctgctggagctggaggggAAGAAATGGAGGGTG GAGAACTTTGAGCAGAAACACGACCTGCTGATTGAGGAGACGGAGCTAAAGCAAGTGGTGTATGTCTTCAGCTGTAACAACTCCACCCTGCAGATTAAGGGCAAAATTAACTCCATCATCCTGG ACGACTGTAAGAAGCTGGGTCTGGTGTTTGAGAACGTGGTTGGGATTGTGGAGATCATCAACTCGAAGGCAATTCAGTTACAG GTGTTGGGAAAAGTTCCCACCATTTCCATCAACAAGACAGAGGGCTGCCAGGTCTACCTGAGTAAGGACTCCCTCAACTGTGACATTGTCAGTGCCAAGAGCTCTGAGATGAACATCCTGGTACCACAAGAGGATGACGAATAT AGGGAGTTTCCAGTACCTGAGCAGTTCAAGACTGTTTGGGACGGCTCCAAACTGGTGACAGAACCCACTGAGATCGCAGGCTGA
- the cap2 gene encoding adenylyl cyclase-associated protein 2 isoform X3: MEGLMERLERAVTRLEKMSVTTQAPSGMANGGCVNGIDGGLSQCVEAFDVILKGPVSDYLNNSRAIGGEVEKHMEFRDLLKPISDHIQEIQSFRERNRGSSLFNHLSAISESIPALGWVAVSQKPGPYVKEMNDAATFYTNRVLKDYKETDRRHVDWVGSYLSIWTDMQSFIKQHHTTGLMWSKIGPIAPPLFDPPTVPSAPCPPPPPPPPGPPPVFPDDDSQPQAGSAAAQHSMLFAQLNQGMEITKGLKHVSENQKTHKNPNLRSQATPTKTKSPAAANSPRAAVQKRPPLLELEGKKWRVENFEQKHDLLIEETELKQVVYVFSCNNSTLQIKGKINSIILDDCKKLGLVFENVVGIVEIINSKAIQLQVLGKVPTISINKTEGCQVYLSKDSLNCDIVSAKSSEMNILVPQEDDEYREFPVPEQFKTVWDGSKLVTEPTEIAG; the protein is encoded by the exons ATGGAAGGTTTAATGGAGCGACTGGAGCGAGCTGTGACTCGCCTGGAGAAGATGTCCGTCACCACGCAGGCGCCCAGCGGCATGGCTAACGGGGGCTGTGTCAACGGCATCGATGGAG GTTTGTCTCAGTGTGTCGAGGCCTTTGACGTCATACTGAAAGGTCCAGTGTCAGACTACCTGAACAACAGCCGAGCCATAGGAGGTGAGGTGGAGAAACAC atgGAGTTTCGTGACCTGCTGAAGCCAATTTCGGATCACATCCAGGAGATCCAGAGCTTCCGAGAACGAAACCGCGGCAGCAGCCTTTTCAACCACCTGTCGGCCATCAGTGAGAGCATCCCCGCTCTAGGCTGGGTGGCTGTG AGTCAGAAGCCGGGTCCGTATGTGAAGGAGATGAATGATGCTGCCACCTTCTACACCAACAGAGTGCTGAAGGACTACAAGGAAAC CGACAGACGTCATGTAGACTGGGTGGGTTCCTACCTGTCAATCTGGACCGATATGCAGTCCTTCATCAAACAGCACCACACTACAGGACTGATGTGGAGCAAGATT GGCCCCAttgctcctcctctctttgaCCCCCCCACCGTCCCCAGCGCTCCCtgtcccccacctccccctcctcccccggGGCCACCTCCGGTCTTCCCTGACGATGACTCCCAGCCTCAGGCAGGCAGTGCAGCGGCCCAGCACTCCATGCTATTTGCCCAGCTCAACCAGGGCATGGAGATCACTAAAG GTCTGAAGCATGTATCAGAAAACCAGAAGACCCATAAGAACCCCAATCTGCGCTCGCAAGCAACACCAACCAAAACAAAGTCCCCTGCGGCGGCGAACTCGCCCAGAGCCGCCGTCCAGAAAAGACCCcctctgctggagctggaggggAAGAAATGGAGGGTG GAGAACTTTGAGCAGAAACACGACCTGCTGATTGAGGAGACGGAGCTAAAGCAAGTGGTGTATGTCTTCAGCTGTAACAACTCCACCCTGCAGATTAAGGGCAAAATTAACTCCATCATCCTGG ACGACTGTAAGAAGCTGGGTCTGGTGTTTGAGAACGTGGTTGGGATTGTGGAGATCATCAACTCGAAGGCAATTCAGTTACAG GTGTTGGGAAAAGTTCCCACCATTTCCATCAACAAGACAGAGGGCTGCCAGGTCTACCTGAGTAAGGACTCCCTCAACTGTGACATTGTCAGTGCCAAGAGCTCTGAGATGAACATCCTGGTACCACAAGAGGATGACGAATAT AGGGAGTTTCCAGTACCTGAGCAGTTCAAGACTGTTTGGGACGGCTCCAAACTGGTGACAGAACCCACTGAGATCGCAGGCTGA